A genome region from Salinigranum halophilum includes the following:
- a CDS encoding FAD-dependent oxidoreductase, whose amino-acid sequence MSEAEQPTIGDDVTETIPVSAVEWDVATDVLVAGAGGTGLVAALAACENPDLTVTVLEKAPDPGGNTALSTGMIPAAGTRLQEAKGIEETPEDMVRDILEKNGHEADEAMVRHLAAESVNLIHWLVDDWDVTLHLVDDFKYPKHSEFRMHAPTGNNGENLVAELVDLLRAQPNVELLTNTPVTKLVHDDGRVVGVVAGSRREEAIECRKVVLATDGFAGNKRMVRDFCDEEIVDALYFGSDGNTGDGIRFGAELGGDLAYMDSYQGHATVAHQTGMLSTYAVIMNGGILVNVDGDRFGDESAGYSEFAIDVLRQPGGVAFELFDGRIFEKLQGQFDDFDDAVELGAYDHADTAAALCEIIGCAPDAATAAVERYNAAVADGDPDEVGRTDGVHTLSPPFYGTKITGSLFHTQGGLVVDGDARVLRADDTPVENLYAGGGVACGISGHGAGGYLSGNGLTAALGLGRLAGIHARKSLSE is encoded by the coding sequence ATGAGTGAGGCCGAACAGCCGACCATCGGTGACGACGTCACGGAAACCATCCCGGTCTCGGCCGTCGAGTGGGACGTCGCGACGGACGTTCTCGTCGCCGGCGCGGGCGGAACCGGACTCGTCGCGGCACTCGCCGCGTGTGAGAACCCCGACCTCACGGTCACCGTCCTGGAGAAGGCTCCCGACCCCGGCGGGAACACGGCCCTGTCGACGGGGATGATTCCCGCCGCGGGGACGCGGCTTCAAGAAGCGAAGGGAATCGAGGAGACGCCCGAGGACATGGTGCGGGACATCCTCGAGAAGAACGGCCACGAGGCCGACGAGGCGATGGTGCGACACCTCGCCGCGGAGAGCGTGAACCTCATCCACTGGCTCGTCGACGACTGGGACGTCACACTCCACCTCGTGGACGACTTCAAGTATCCCAAACACTCCGAGTTCCGGATGCACGCCCCCACGGGGAACAACGGGGAGAACCTCGTCGCGGAGCTGGTCGACCTGTTACGTGCCCAGCCGAACGTCGAACTCCTCACCAACACGCCCGTGACGAAGCTCGTCCACGACGACGGGCGGGTCGTCGGCGTCGTCGCCGGCTCCCGGCGTGAAGAGGCCATCGAGTGCCGGAAGGTGGTCCTCGCGACCGACGGCTTCGCCGGGAACAAGCGGATGGTCCGTGACTTCTGCGACGAGGAAATCGTCGACGCGCTCTACTTCGGATCGGACGGCAACACGGGAGACGGCATCAGGTTCGGTGCCGAACTCGGCGGCGACCTGGCCTACATGGACTCGTACCAGGGCCACGCGACGGTCGCCCACCAGACGGGGATGCTCTCGACGTACGCCGTCATCATGAACGGCGGCATCCTCGTGAACGTCGACGGCGACCGCTTCGGCGACGAGTCCGCTGGCTACTCGGAGTTCGCCATCGACGTGCTCCGTCAACCGGGCGGTGTCGCCTTCGAGCTGTTCGACGGGCGCATCTTCGAGAAGCTCCAGGGGCAGTTCGACGACTTCGACGACGCGGTCGAACTCGGCGCGTACGACCACGCCGACACCGCCGCGGCCCTCTGTGAGATTATCGGCTGTGCGCCCGACGCCGCGACCGCGGCAGTCGAACGGTACAACGCGGCCGTCGCGGATGGCGACCCCGACGAGGTCGGGCGCACGGACGGCGTCCACACGCTCTCGCCGCCCTTCTACGGCACCAAGATTACGGGGTCGCTCTTTCACACGCAGGGGGGCCTCGTCGTCGACGGCGACGCGCGCGTCCTCCGCGCCGACGACACGCCCGTCGAGAACCTCTACGCGGGCGGTGGGGTCGCGTGCGGAATCAGCGGCCACGGCGCGGGCGGCTACCTCAGCGGCAACGGCCTCACGGCGGCGCTGGGACTCGGACGGCTCGCCGGCATCCACGCTCGGAAGTCGCTCAGCGAGTGA
- a CDS encoding isochorismatase family protein: protein MTKRIWEDLLTEQDRQVITKAGYDKEGAASWESRGLGENPMVLVIDMQRLVVGENVPILEAVEEYRTAMGSIAWDAIDYMVPFLAFVRERDIPVTYTRVVPASYDDPDHPDLAIVDPVAPEEGETVIDKSYASAFYGTDLLSRLVRAGTDTLVVVGNSTSGCVRATAVDAQSNGLNVILPQECVFDRIEASHKVGLLDLWMKYAEVLEVGEVETYLEEMSARGADE from the coding sequence ATGACGAAACGAATCTGGGAAGACCTGCTCACCGAGCAGGACAGACAGGTCATCACGAAGGCGGGGTACGACAAGGAGGGCGCGGCCTCGTGGGAGTCGCGGGGGCTCGGCGAGAACCCGATGGTGCTCGTCATCGACATGCAGCGGCTCGTCGTCGGGGAGAACGTGCCCATCCTCGAGGCGGTCGAGGAGTACCGCACGGCGATGGGGTCGATCGCCTGGGACGCCATCGACTACATGGTTCCCTTCCTCGCGTTCGTCCGCGAACGCGACATCCCCGTCACCTACACCCGGGTCGTCCCCGCGAGCTACGACGACCCCGACCACCCCGACCTGGCCATCGTCGACCCCGTGGCCCCCGAAGAGGGTGAGACGGTCATCGACAAGTCCTACGCGAGCGCCTTCTACGGGACGGACCTGCTCTCACGGCTCGTGCGCGCGGGGACGGACACGCTCGTCGTCGTCGGTAACTCGACGAGCGGCTGTGTCCGGGCGACCGCCGTCGACGCCCAGTCGAACGGCCTGAACGTCATCCTCCCCCAGGAGTGTGTCTTCGACCGCATCGAAGCCTCGCACAAGGTCGGGCTCCTCGACCTGTGGATGAAGTACGCCGAGGTGCTGGAGGTCGGGGAGGTCGAGACGTACCTCGAAGAGATGAGCGCGAGGGGAGCAGACGAATGA
- a CDS encoding dihydroorotase gives MSHDLVVRNGTVVTPEHGTFRADVAADGDRISAIAAPNTLSGDDEVDATGKYVLPGAIDPHTHHSIYRGMEADAESESRSDLVGGVTTIGNYFRRAGAYLEIMDDYFAEAEANYYHDYFFSLGLLSFEHVEEIPDIVSELGITSFKWYMNYKDSARQKFGVDCDMHDDFGDAFIRTLAEQEVPTTLGYHSENVEITNALAGGNVYLTSEEESSGPTDEGYEVMVEEFPGYAETQSMVAGASLAKLHGYDDSFYAVHISSGKTADELAALRAAGYRHWGETCTHYLCLTTDECDERMKVNPPVRSQADQDTLWKRVADGTISCIGTDHCANRTEDKLGEGIRDSQLGFPSSATMLPLLLSEGVNAGRITLERAVEVTSTNTAKAWNLYPKKGTIRVGSDADLVVVDLDETKTVTADLLQGGADYSIYEGRAVTGWPTHTVVRGRVAFAEGEIVGEKGFGTHIDRPI, from the coding sequence ATGAGCCACGACCTCGTCGTTCGGAACGGGACCGTCGTGACACCGGAGCACGGGACGTTCCGCGCGGACGTCGCCGCCGACGGCGACCGCATCTCGGCCATCGCCGCGCCGAACACGCTGTCGGGCGACGACGAGGTCGACGCCACCGGGAAGTACGTCCTCCCCGGAGCCATCGACCCGCACACCCACCACAGCATCTACCGGGGGATGGAAGCCGACGCGGAGAGCGAGTCGCGGTCGGACCTCGTGGGAGGGGTCACCACCATCGGGAACTACTTCCGGCGGGCCGGTGCCTACCTCGAAATCATGGACGACTACTTCGCCGAGGCGGAGGCCAACTACTACCACGACTACTTCTTCTCGCTCGGCCTGCTCTCGTTCGAACACGTCGAGGAGATTCCCGACATCGTCTCCGAGCTCGGCATCACCTCGTTCAAGTGGTACATGAACTACAAGGACTCCGCGCGGCAGAAGTTCGGCGTCGACTGCGACATGCACGACGACTTCGGTGACGCCTTCATTCGGACCCTCGCCGAACAGGAGGTCCCCACGACGCTCGGCTACCACTCGGAGAACGTCGAAATCACCAACGCCCTCGCCGGGGGGAACGTCTATCTCACGTCGGAGGAGGAGTCGAGCGGGCCGACCGACGAGGGGTACGAGGTGATGGTCGAGGAGTTCCCCGGCTACGCCGAGACTCAGAGCATGGTCGCCGGCGCGTCGCTCGCGAAGCTCCACGGCTACGACGACAGTTTCTACGCGGTCCACATCTCCTCGGGGAAGACCGCGGACGAACTCGCCGCGCTCAGAGCGGCGGGATACCGCCACTGGGGTGAGACCTGCACGCACTACCTCTGTCTCACGACCGACGAGTGCGACGAGCGGATGAAGGTCAACCCCCCGGTGCGCTCGCAGGCGGACCAGGACACCCTGTGGAAGCGCGTCGCCGACGGCACCATCTCCTGTATCGGGACCGACCACTGTGCGAACCGCACCGAGGACAAACTCGGCGAGGGTATCCGCGACAGCCAACTCGGCTTCCCGAGTTCCGCGACGATGCTCCCGCTGCTGCTCTCGGAAGGGGTGAACGCGGGCCGCATCACGCTGGAGCGGGCGGTCGAAGTGACGAGTACGAACACGGCGAAGGCGTGGAACCTCTACCCGAAGAAGGGGACCATCCGTGTCGGGTCCGACGCCGACCTGGTGGTCGTCGACCTCGACGAGACGAAGACGGTCACCGCCGACCTGCTCCAGGGCGGTGCCGACTACTCCATCTACGAGGGGCGGGCGGTGACGGGCTGGCCGACCCACACGGTCGTCCGCGGACGGGTGGCCTTCGCCGAGGGTGAAATCGTCGGCGAGAAGGGGTTCGGGACGCACATCGACCGGCCCATCTGA
- a CDS encoding IclR family transcriptional regulator, which yields MSSQPHESGAVKAAETMFDVITGIRELDGARVTELADELGLAKSTVHRHLTTLERNHYVVKEGVEYHLGLRFLGLGEYTRERNPVYPLARTLVDQIAAETEERALFMVEEHGLAVYLYRGLGSHAVRTNSRVGTRRHLHTIAGGKAILAHLPAERVDQIVEEWGLPADTPETITQRRDLETELDRVRERGVAFNREECIVGLKAVAAPVLGPDGEIMGALSVSGPAHRMKGEWFESEIPDLLLGSTNELELNLEYAN from the coding sequence ATGAGCTCCCAGCCACACGAGTCGGGTGCGGTGAAGGCAGCGGAGACGATGTTCGACGTCATCACGGGGATCCGGGAACTGGATGGGGCGCGAGTGACCGAACTCGCCGACGAACTGGGCCTCGCGAAGAGTACGGTCCACCGGCATCTGACGACGCTCGAACGCAACCACTACGTCGTCAAAGAGGGCGTCGAGTACCACCTCGGCCTCCGGTTTCTCGGGCTTGGCGAGTACACCCGCGAACGCAACCCGGTCTACCCGCTGGCGCGGACGCTCGTCGACCAGATCGCCGCCGAGACAGAAGAGCGCGCGCTGTTCATGGTCGAAGAGCACGGGCTCGCGGTGTACCTCTACCGGGGCCTCGGAAGCCACGCAGTGCGGACGAACTCGCGGGTCGGGACGCGGCGACACCTGCATACGATCGCCGGGGGGAAGGCCATCCTCGCACACCTCCCCGCCGAGCGAGTCGATCAGATCGTCGAAGAGTGGGGGCTGCCGGCGGACACACCCGAGACGATCACCCAGCGTCGCGACCTCGAGACGGAACTCGACCGCGTCCGCGAGCGCGGGGTCGCGTTCAACCGAGAGGAGTGTATCGTCGGTCTGAAGGCCGTCGCCGCGCCGGTGCTCGGTCCCGACGGCGAAATCATGGGTGCCCTGAGCGTCTCGGGGCCGGCTCACCGGATGAAAGGCGAGTGGTTCGAATCGGAGATTCCCGACCTCCTGCTGGGGTCGACGAACGAGCTCGAACTGAACCTCGAGTACGCCAACTAA